One genomic window of Caloranaerobacter sp. TR13 includes the following:
- a CDS encoding 2'-5' RNA ligase family protein has translation MYGVIACFDSQTEKYFKNLWKLLVENDISYYSEEVEDRRPHITIADHNRLDEKKFIEDMDKFYGSKSGIQVTLSVLGTFLNSGTLFVVPTLSKELLNFHNAHHEYFKQYNDEPNSFYLPGKWIPHCTIANRLSQEKLVEAFNYCSQNIDIIKAQISEISLIKVKYENNKSVGVSTIFSKKLR, from the coding sequence ATGTATGGAGTTATAGCATGTTTTGATAGTCAAACAGAGAAATATTTTAAAAATTTATGGAAATTATTAGTTGAGAATGATATTTCCTATTATTCAGAAGAAGTAGAAGACAGAAGGCCACATATTACTATTGCTGATCACAATAGGTTAGATGAAAAAAAGTTCATTGAAGATATGGACAAGTTCTATGGTTCAAAATCAGGAATTCAAGTTACTTTAAGTGTTTTAGGAACTTTTTTAAATTCAGGGACATTATTTGTTGTACCTACTTTATCCAAAGAACTGTTAAACTTTCACAACGCTCATCATGAATATTTTAAACAGTATAACGATGAACCAAATTCATTTTACCTTCCTGGTAAATGGATTCCACATTGTACTATTGCAAATAGATTAAGTCAGGAAAAACTGGTAGAGGCATTTAATTACTGTTCGCAAAATATAGATATTATCAAAGCACAAATAAGTGAGATATCTTTGATAAAAGTGAAATATG